One window of Brevibacterium pigmentatum genomic DNA carries:
- the hutU gene encoding urocanate hydratase, whose amino-acid sequence MTTKPSFTQHDPSRVIRADRGTEITAKSWQTEAPKRMLMNNLDPEVAERPEDLVVYGGTGRAARSWEAYDAIVRTLDDLEDDETLLIQSGKPVGVMRTHEWAPRVLIANSNLVGDWANWEHFRELEAEGLMMYGQMTAGSWIYIATQGILQGTYETFGAIARKRFDGTLAGTLTITAGCGGMGGAQPLSVTLNGGACLIIDVDKTRLDRRKGKRYLDEVETDLDTALAKVIEAKKNKQALSVGLVGNAAEILPLILDRPEAAEVDIVTDQTSAHDPLSYLPIGVSVDEWHDEADQDAEKFTIRAEESMAKHVKAMVEFQDRGAEVFDYGNSIRDEARKAGYDRAFEFPGFVPAYIRPLFCEGLGPFRWVALSGDPKDIEVTDQALKELFPENEHLHTWLDAANEYVEFEGLPARICWLGYKERHQAGLLFNQLVAEGKISAPIVIGRDHLDSGSVASPYRETESMLDGTDAVADWPLLNALVNTSSGATWVSIHHGGGVGIGRSIHAGQVSVADGTELAAKKLARLLTNDPGMGVIRHVDAGYDRAAEVAEERGQRVPMIPELDKRDEESAAQ is encoded by the coding sequence ATGACCACCAAGCCGTCGTTCACTCAGCACGACCCGTCCCGCGTCATCCGCGCCGACCGCGGAACCGAGATCACCGCGAAGTCGTGGCAGACCGAAGCCCCCAAGCGCATGCTCATGAACAACCTCGACCCCGAGGTCGCCGAGCGTCCCGAAGACCTCGTCGTCTACGGCGGCACCGGTCGCGCCGCCCGCTCCTGGGAAGCCTACGATGCGATCGTGCGCACCCTCGACGACCTCGAGGACGACGAGACCCTGCTCATCCAGTCGGGCAAGCCCGTCGGTGTCATGCGCACCCATGAATGGGCCCCGCGCGTGCTCATCGCGAACTCCAACCTCGTCGGCGACTGGGCCAACTGGGAGCACTTCCGCGAGCTCGAGGCCGAAGGCCTCATGATGTACGGCCAGATGACCGCCGGATCCTGGATCTACATCGCCACTCAGGGCATCCTCCAGGGCACTTACGAAACCTTCGGCGCCATCGCCCGCAAGCGCTTCGACGGCACCCTGGCCGGCACCCTGACCATCACCGCCGGCTGCGGCGGCATGGGCGGAGCCCAGCCGCTGTCCGTGACCCTCAACGGCGGCGCCTGCCTCATCATCGACGTCGACAAGACCCGCCTCGACCGCCGCAAGGGCAAGCGCTACCTCGACGAGGTCGAAACCGACCTCGACACCGCACTGGCCAAGGTCATCGAAGCCAAGAAGAACAAGCAGGCACTGTCGGTCGGACTCGTCGGCAACGCCGCCGAGATCCTCCCGCTCATCCTCGACCGCCCCGAGGCGGCCGAGGTCGACATCGTCACCGACCAGACCTCCGCGCACGACCCGCTGTCCTACCTGCCGATCGGCGTGAGCGTCGACGAATGGCACGACGAAGCCGACCAGGACGCCGAGAAATTCACCATCCGCGCCGAGGAGTCCATGGCCAAGCATGTGAAAGCCATGGTCGAATTCCAGGACCGCGGCGCCGAGGTCTTCGACTACGGCAACTCGATCCGCGACGAAGCTCGCAAGGCCGGATACGATCGCGCCTTCGAATTCCCCGGATTCGTCCCCGCCTATATCCGTCCCCTCTTCTGCGAAGGACTCGGACCCTTCCGCTGGGTGGCGCTGTCCGGCGACCCGAAGGACATCGAAGTCACCGACCAGGCGCTGAAGGAACTCTTCCCGGAGAACGAACACCTCCACACCTGGCTCGACGCCGCCAACGAATACGTTGAGTTCGAAGGTCTGCCGGCACGCATCTGCTGGCTCGGCTACAAGGAACGCCATCAGGCCGGCCTGCTGTTCAACCAGCTCGTCGCCGAAGGCAAGATCTCGGCCCCGATCGTCATCGGCCGTGACCACCTCGACTCCGGGTCCGTCGCCAGCCCCTACCGCGAGACCGAATCCATGCTCGACGGCACGGACGCTGTGGCCGACTGGCCGCTGCTCAACGCCCTGGTCAACACCTCCTCGGGTGCTACCTGGGTGTCGATCCACCATGGAGGCGGCGTCGGCATCGGCCGCTCCATCCACGCCGGTCAGGTCTCCGTGGCCGACGGCACCGAACTGGCCGCGAAGAAGCTCGCCCGCCTGCTCACGAATGACCCGGGCATGGGCGTCATCCGCCACGTCGACGCCGGCTACGACCGCGCCGCCGAAGTGGCCGAAGAGCGCGGTCAGCGCGTGCCGATGATCCCCGAGCTCGACAAGCGCGACGAGGAATCCGCCGCGCAGTAA
- a CDS encoding SDR family oxidoreductase — protein MTTDSHLGEGYSTRSLAGRTIIMSGGSRGIGLAIALRAAQDGANIALLAKTAEPHPKLEGTVYTAAEQIEAAGGKALPIIGDVRSDESVAEAVAKTVEAFGGIDIVVNNASAIDLSPVEDLPMKKFDLMNSINARGSYLLAKTALPHLRDSDAAHVLTLSPPLNLNPAWAGRHLGYTMAKYGMSLVTLGLAEEQREAGVAANSLWPRTTIATAAVNNLLGGEQLMARSRKPEIMAEAAWVILTSGPREVTGNFFIDDEVLAAQGVTDLSAYAHDASKPGSVGHGPNDLELDLFLDE, from the coding sequence ATGACCACTGACAGCCACCTCGGCGAGGGATATTCCACCCGATCGCTGGCCGGACGGACGATCATCATGAGCGGCGGCAGCCGTGGAATCGGACTGGCGATCGCTCTGCGCGCAGCCCAGGACGGGGCGAATATCGCGCTGCTGGCGAAGACCGCGGAACCCCATCCGAAGCTCGAGGGCACGGTCTACACTGCGGCCGAGCAGATCGAGGCGGCCGGCGGCAAGGCCCTGCCGATCATCGGTGACGTCCGCAGCGACGAATCCGTCGCCGAGGCGGTCGCGAAGACCGTTGAGGCCTTCGGGGGGATCGACATCGTCGTCAACAATGCCAGCGCCATCGACCTCTCCCCAGTCGAGGACCTGCCGATGAAGAAGTTCGACCTCATGAACTCGATCAACGCACGTGGCTCCTACCTTCTGGCCAAAACGGCCCTGCCGCACCTCCGAGACTCGGACGCCGCGCATGTGCTCACGCTCTCCCCGCCGCTCAACCTCAATCCGGCATGGGCGGGCAGACACCTGGGTTACACGATGGCGAAGTACGGGATGTCGCTGGTCACGCTCGGGCTGGCCGAGGAGCAGCGCGAGGCCGGAGTCGCGGCGAACAGCCTGTGGCCACGGACGACGATCGCAACGGCCGCTGTGAACAACCTCCTCGGCGGCGAACAGCTCATGGCGCGCAGCCGCAAGCCCGAGATCATGGCCGAGGCGGCATGGGTGATCCTTACCAGCGGCCCCCGCGAGGTCACCGGCAATTTCTTCATCGACGACGAGGTGTTGGCGGCTCAAGGTGTCACGGACCTCTCGGCTTACGCCCATGATGCGTCGAAGCCCGGCTCCGTCGGTCACGGGCCCAACGACCTCGAGCTCGACCTCTTCCTCGACGAGTAG
- the hutI gene encoding imidazolonepropionase, whose product MQLFTGISELVVNDLDRLGELDVIADAALLVDAGRVIWSGPSAQADTALAAHEDQTGTAGLNDDDIANGEVTSANDLGGLETIDLDGKAVIPGFVDSHNHLIFAGDRSEEFAARMAGQKYSAGGIATTVAATRAATESELEANLVHLLDQAKRQGTTTFEIKSGYGLTVPDEIQALDIINRHAEESTLIAAHVVPPEFKDEPERYVDLVIDEIIPAAEGKAKWIDVFCETGAFTEDQTRRIIEAGKAVGMKPRLHANQLTGGGALKLGAELGCVSVDHATFASDEDLAVLAEAGTVVTLLPSIEFSTRQPYPDARRYVDAGVSLAIASDCNPGSGFSNSMPFVIAIGVRDMHFTVEQAVWAATAGGANALQRTDVGHLGAGARADLAVLDAPSYRHLAYRPGVQLVERVYSGGELIVDNRSRD is encoded by the coding sequence ATGCAGCTATTCACCGGGATCAGCGAACTCGTCGTCAATGATCTCGACCGTCTCGGCGAACTCGACGTGATCGCTGACGCCGCTCTGCTCGTCGACGCCGGTCGGGTGATCTGGTCGGGACCGTCCGCACAGGCGGACACCGCGCTCGCTGCACACGAGGACCAGACCGGCACCGCCGGCCTCAACGACGATGACATCGCCAACGGGGAAGTCACCTCGGCGAATGACCTCGGCGGACTCGAGACGATCGACCTCGATGGGAAGGCCGTCATCCCGGGCTTCGTCGACAGCCACAACCACCTCATCTTCGCCGGCGACCGGTCCGAGGAATTCGCGGCCCGGATGGCCGGGCAGAAGTACTCGGCCGGGGGCATCGCCACTACCGTGGCCGCCACCCGCGCAGCGACGGAATCCGAACTCGAGGCGAACCTCGTCCACCTGCTCGATCAGGCCAAGCGGCAGGGAACGACGACGTTCGAGATCAAGTCCGGCTATGGGCTGACCGTGCCCGACGAGATCCAGGCCCTCGACATCATCAACCGGCACGCCGAGGAATCGACGCTCATCGCCGCCCACGTCGTCCCACCGGAGTTCAAGGACGAACCGGAACGCTACGTCGACCTCGTCATCGACGAGATCATCCCAGCCGCCGAAGGCAAAGCGAAGTGGATCGACGTGTTCTGCGAAACCGGTGCCTTCACCGAGGATCAGACCCGGCGGATCATCGAAGCCGGCAAGGCCGTCGGAATGAAACCGCGGCTGCACGCCAACCAGCTCACCGGGGGAGGGGCGCTCAAGCTCGGCGCGGAACTCGGCTGCGTGTCCGTCGACCATGCGACCTTCGCCTCCGATGAGGACCTCGCCGTCCTCGCTGAGGCGGGCACCGTCGTCACCCTGCTGCCGAGCATCGAATTCTCCACCCGCCAGCCCTACCCCGACGCCCGCCGCTACGTCGACGCGGGAGTATCGCTGGCGATCGCCAGCGACTGCAATCCCGGGTCAGGGTTCTCCAACAGCATGCCGTTCGTCATCGCCATCGGCGTCCGGGACATGCACTTCACCGTCGAACAGGCGGTGTGGGCAGCGACAGCCGGCGGAGCCAACGCTCTGCAGCGCACCGATGTCGGCCACCTCGGAGCGGGAGCCCGCGCCGACCTGGCCGTCCTCGACGCACCCAGCTACCGCCACCTGGCCTACCGGCCGGGTGTCCAGCTGGTCGAGAGGGTCTACTCCGGCGGTGAGCTCATCGTCGACAACCGATCCCGCGACTGA
- the hutH gene encoding histidine ammonia-lyase yields MTTFIDLDPDTLTFAEVVDVARNDAKVSLSEATLARVNKYREAIDALAQAEKPVYGVSTGFGALAQRHIPAELRTQLQKSLIRSHAAGVGEPVEREVVRALMLLRARTLATGRAGVRAEVLQTYVDLLNAGITPVVHEYGSLGCSGDLAPLSACALVVMGEGVAEGPDGVAGPADEILAAAGITPVTLAEKEGLALVNGTDGMLGMLIMALTDLENLLTAVDVSAAMSIEGLFGTDAVFAPELHYALRPHDGQAASAANMLAALADSGITASHRDSTHLVQDAYSMRCAPQVNGAARDAVAFATQVAERELRAAIDNPVVLTNGMVSSNGNFHGAPLAHALDFLAIVAADVASMSERRTDRMMDVARNQNLTPFLADDAGVDSGLMIAHYTQAAMVSEAKRGATPASVDSIPSSAMQEDHVSMGWSAARKLRKVIDNLASVVGIELYAASRACDMRDAAPAPVTGAVIAKIRETVPGPGPDRFLSPELAETIAKVKDGSLIAAAEAVAPLTHTVTAAAGTWQPEDGGPAVNDPEFTALGNLEAAAEASGTSAATTHQD; encoded by the coding sequence ATGACCACATTCATCGATCTCGACCCCGATACGCTGACCTTCGCCGAGGTGGTCGACGTCGCCCGCAACGACGCGAAGGTCTCCCTGTCCGAAGCCACCCTGGCCCGGGTGAACAAGTACCGGGAGGCCATTGACGCCCTCGCTCAGGCGGAGAAGCCAGTCTACGGAGTCTCGACCGGATTCGGCGCGCTCGCGCAGCGCCACATCCCCGCCGAACTGCGCACCCAGCTGCAGAAGTCCCTCATCCGCTCCCACGCCGCCGGCGTCGGCGAACCCGTCGAACGCGAAGTCGTGCGGGCGCTCATGCTGCTGCGCGCCCGGACACTCGCCACCGGTCGGGCCGGCGTCCGCGCCGAGGTCCTCCAGACCTATGTCGACCTGCTCAACGCAGGCATCACTCCGGTCGTCCACGAGTACGGATCACTCGGCTGCTCCGGCGACCTCGCGCCCCTGTCGGCGTGTGCCCTCGTCGTCATGGGCGAAGGCGTGGCCGAAGGACCCGACGGAGTGGCCGGGCCGGCCGATGAGATCCTCGCTGCCGCCGGAATCACCCCGGTGACATTGGCCGAGAAGGAAGGCCTCGCGCTCGTCAACGGCACCGACGGCATGCTCGGCATGCTCATCATGGCCCTGACTGACTTGGAGAACCTGCTCACTGCCGTCGACGTGTCCGCGGCCATGAGCATCGAAGGACTCTTCGGCACCGACGCCGTCTTCGCCCCCGAGCTCCACTACGCACTGCGCCCGCACGACGGTCAGGCCGCCTCGGCCGCGAACATGCTCGCCGCGCTCGCCGATTCCGGCATCACCGCCAGCCACCGCGACTCCACCCACCTCGTCCAGGACGCTTATTCGATGCGCTGCGCCCCGCAGGTCAACGGCGCCGCGCGTGACGCCGTCGCCTTCGCCACCCAGGTCGCCGAACGCGAACTTCGGGCCGCCATCGACAACCCCGTCGTGCTCACGAACGGAATGGTGTCATCGAACGGCAACTTCCACGGCGCACCACTGGCCCACGCGTTGGACTTCCTCGCCATCGTCGCCGCGGACGTCGCCTCGATGTCCGAGCGCCGCACCGACCGGATGATGGATGTTGCCCGCAACCAGAACCTCACTCCATTCCTCGCCGATGACGCCGGCGTCGATTCGGGACTGATGATCGCCCACTACACGCAGGCGGCCATGGTCTCCGAGGCCAAGCGCGGCGCTACCCCGGCCTCGGTCGACTCGATCCCGTCCTCGGCCATGCAGGAAGACCACGTGTCCATGGGGTGGTCGGCCGCACGCAAACTGCGCAAGGTCATCGACAACCTCGCCTCCGTCGTCGGCATCGAACTCTATGCCGCCTCCCGTGCCTGCGATATGCGCGACGCCGCACCGGCACCGGTGACCGGAGCCGTGATCGCGAAGATCCGTGAGACCGTTCCCGGACCAGGCCCTGACCGGTTCCTCTCGCCCGAACTCGCCGAGACCATCGCGAAGGTCAAGGACGGTTCGCTTATCGCCGCCGCCGAGGCGGTTGCACCGCTGACCCACACCGTCACCGCTGCTGCCGGAACCTGGCAGCCGGAAGACGGCGGACCGGCCGTCAACGATCCCGAGTTCACTGCGCTGGGTAACCTCGAAGCCGCCGCCGAGGCTTCGGGCACCTCAGCAGCCACCACCCACCAGGACTGA
- a CDS encoding allantoate amidohydrolase codes for MSDVVSLLSQIEDTGRDTRGPGYQRPGFSDTERDLREWFLAEAARRGLDTEIDANGITWAWATPQGANAVVTGSHLDSVPGGGEFDGPLGVASALAAFDVLKDSGALEQSTRPLALAVFPEEEGSRFGVACLGSRLLTGAIEVDRALGLKDAAGDTFADVARGYGLDPDRIGRDQSRLAGIGSFIELHVEQGIGLTNTDQAVAIGSSIIGHGRWHFAFSGQGNHAGTTPMSHRADPVVAASRVIGDIPTLAAATDASAVATVGRTLIHPGGTNVIASSMSFWLDIRHPDDAVVKQVLEAISHRAQDHGADSDVDVTISQESYSPTTHFTADLNSRLTSVLPDAPLLPSGAGHDAGILAPHVPSAMLYVRNPTGVSHAPEEACEVDDQRAGVDALVKVLARELGIENALADGNAAGPTTGGAR; via the coding sequence ATGAGCGATGTCGTCTCGCTGCTGAGCCAGATCGAGGACACCGGCCGCGACACCCGCGGTCCGGGCTACCAGCGGCCCGGATTCTCGGACACCGAACGGGACCTGCGTGAGTGGTTCCTCGCCGAGGCGGCCCGCCGCGGTCTCGATACCGAGATCGACGCCAACGGCATCACTTGGGCATGGGCCACCCCGCAGGGTGCGAACGCGGTCGTTACCGGATCCCACCTCGACTCCGTGCCCGGGGGTGGTGAGTTCGACGGCCCCCTCGGCGTCGCCTCGGCGCTGGCGGCCTTCGACGTTCTCAAGGACTCCGGCGCACTCGAACAGTCCACCCGGCCCCTCGCCCTGGCCGTGTTCCCCGAAGAGGAGGGCTCACGCTTCGGTGTCGCCTGCCTCGGCTCACGACTGCTCACCGGCGCCATCGAGGTCGACCGTGCACTCGGTCTCAAGGACGCCGCCGGTGACACCTTCGCCGACGTCGCCCGTGGCTATGGCCTCGATCCGGATCGGATCGGGCGTGACCAGTCTCGGCTGGCCGGAATCGGTTCCTTCATCGAACTCCATGTCGAACAGGGCATCGGTCTGACCAACACCGATCAGGCCGTCGCCATCGGCTCCTCGATCATCGGCCACGGTCGCTGGCACTTCGCCTTCTCCGGCCAGGGCAACCACGCCGGTACGACGCCGATGAGCCATCGCGCCGACCCGGTGGTCGCAGCTTCCCGCGTGATCGGGGATATCCCGACCCTAGCGGCCGCCACTGACGCGAGCGCCGTGGCGACCGTGGGGCGCACTCTCATCCACCCGGGCGGGACGAACGTCATTGCCTCGTCCATGAGTTTCTGGCTCGACATCCGCCACCCTGACGACGCGGTCGTCAAGCAGGTGCTCGAGGCGATCAGCCACCGCGCCCAGGACCACGGCGCTGATTCCGATGTCGACGTGACCATCTCGCAGGAATCCTACTCGCCGACGACCCACTTCACCGCCGATCTCAACTCCCGCTTGACCTCGGTGTTGCCGGACGCGCCGCTGCTGCCCTCGGGCGCCGGCCACGATGCGGGCATCCTCGCACCCCATGTGCCTTCGGCGATGCTCTACGTCCGCAACCCGACCGGAGTCTCCCACGCTCCCGAAGAGGCCTGCGAGGTCGACGACCAGAGGGCCGGAGTCGATGCGCTCGTCAAGGTGCTCGCCCGCGAACTCGGCATCGAGAACGCCCTGGCCGACGGCAATGCGGCAGGCCCGACGACAGGAGGTGCGCGATGA
- a CDS encoding amidohydrolase family protein, producing MSTRYWCESAWIDGAVAHGVLLSADDTGTLTAVETGIDTAPSDAEAVSGFVLPGGVNAHSHAFHRMLRGRTHGDGGTFWTWREVMYSVAAKLDPQAYETVARAVFAEMLAGGYTSVGEFHYVHHAQDGTPYGTERPRGDAEAGTERPRGDASDDAGHRAHAMERALARAAASAGIRVRLLDTCYLTGGIDSELSAEQARFGDGTIDGYMDRHAGLIGAFADEFPVETPGESFVHVGAAIHSIRAVPAANLQRFTELSGPVHVHLSEQPAENEASQEAYGATPTEVLARSGVVDDRLSAVHATHLSEEDIAILGGSRSTIVMCPCTEADLADGIGPARELADAGAVISLGSDQHVVLDALRETQGLEAGERLRSGQRGRFSPAELITALTAGGARSLDLPVGGLEVGKACDFVAVRNDSIRTMGSLDEQIILTASASDVHLTVSGGKVRVRDGVHTELGDIAELYAQAFAALEMEG from the coding sequence ATGAGCACCCGCTACTGGTGCGAATCCGCCTGGATCGACGGAGCCGTTGCTCACGGAGTCCTGCTGAGCGCCGATGACACAGGAACTCTCACCGCCGTCGAGACCGGGATCGACACCGCTCCGTCCGACGCCGAGGCGGTGTCCGGGTTCGTCCTGCCCGGCGGAGTCAACGCCCACTCCCATGCCTTCCATCGGATGCTGCGCGGTCGCACCCACGGCGACGGCGGCACCTTCTGGACCTGGCGCGAAGTCATGTACTCCGTCGCCGCGAAACTCGACCCGCAGGCCTACGAGACCGTGGCGCGCGCAGTGTTCGCCGAGATGCTCGCCGGCGGCTACACCTCGGTGGGCGAATTCCACTACGTCCACCACGCGCAGGACGGAACGCCGTACGGCACCGAGCGTCCCCGCGGGGACGCCGAAGCCGGCACCGAGCGTCCCCGCGGGGACGCGAGCGACGATGCCGGACACCGCGCCCACGCGATGGAACGAGCGCTGGCACGGGCGGCCGCCTCGGCGGGGATCCGCGTCCGACTGCTCGACACCTGCTACCTCACCGGCGGCATCGACTCCGAACTCTCGGCCGAACAGGCCCGATTCGGCGACGGCACGATCGACGGATACATGGACCGGCATGCCGGCCTCATCGGCGCCTTTGCCGACGAATTTCCCGTTGAGACCCCAGGTGAGAGCTTCGTCCACGTGGGAGCCGCGATCCATTCGATTCGTGCGGTCCCGGCGGCAAACCTGCAGCGGTTCACCGAACTGTCCGGGCCCGTGCACGTCCACCTGTCCGAGCAGCCGGCGGAGAACGAAGCCTCCCAGGAGGCGTACGGAGCCACCCCGACCGAGGTTCTCGCGCGCTCGGGGGTCGTCGACGACCGGCTCTCGGCCGTCCACGCTACCCACCTGAGCGAGGAGGACATCGCGATCCTCGGCGGCTCCCGGTCGACGATCGTCATGTGCCCGTGCACCGAGGCGGACCTCGCCGACGGCATCGGACCAGCCCGTGAACTCGCCGATGCCGGAGCAGTGATCTCGCTGGGCTCCGATCAGCACGTCGTCCTCGATGCCCTGCGGGAGACCCAGGGACTCGAAGCCGGGGAACGGCTGCGCTCCGGTCAGCGCGGACGGTTCTCACCGGCCGAACTCATCACCGCGCTCACCGCGGGCGGGGCGCGCAGCCTCGACCTGCCCGTCGGCGGGCTCGAGGTGGGGAAGGCCTGTGACTTCGTGGCCGTGCGCAACGACAGTATTCGCACCATGGGGTCGCTGGACGAGCAGATCATCCTCACGGCCAGCGCGAGCGATGTGCATCTGACCGTCAGCGGCGGGAAGGTCCGCGTGCGCGACGGAGTGCACACCGAGCTCGGCGATATCGCCGAACTCTACGCGCAGGCTTTCGCCGCGTTGGAGATGGAGGGCTGA
- a CDS encoding IclR family transcriptional regulator produces the protein MAEVPALRRAIAILRHMASSNRSITAGALVRSLEIPRSSAYDILAVLEELGLVARTESGYVLGAGVHELGASYLRTNPLQRLAQPIVRQLAEDTATTAQLAVIRGWETEYVLKEQSLKSVAVITATGVRMPSYLTATGRAILAQLPKSEVLAMLQSETEFVTRTGKGPTSVKALNAVLAQERRTGTAIEHGEVTPGISTLAAPVFDVLGRPIAAIGLSFVTETLPEDTDPIVDQVKAAAAEVTAKLR, from the coding sequence GTGGCTGAGGTTCCCGCACTGCGGCGGGCGATCGCGATCCTGCGGCATATGGCCTCGTCGAACCGATCGATCACGGCCGGCGCCCTGGTCCGGTCGCTCGAGATCCCGCGGTCGAGTGCGTATGACATCCTCGCCGTGTTGGAGGAGCTCGGGCTCGTGGCGCGCACCGAATCCGGGTATGTGCTCGGAGCCGGCGTGCACGAGCTCGGGGCGTCCTACCTGCGGACGAACCCCTTGCAGCGGTTGGCGCAGCCGATCGTCCGGCAACTCGCCGAGGATACTGCGACGACTGCGCAGTTGGCCGTGATCCGCGGCTGGGAGACGGAGTACGTGCTCAAGGAGCAGTCCCTGAAATCCGTCGCGGTCATCACCGCCACCGGTGTGCGCATGCCCAGCTACCTCACGGCGACCGGGCGGGCGATCCTCGCTCAGCTGCCGAAGTCCGAGGTGCTCGCGATGCTGCAGTCAGAGACCGAGTTCGTTACGCGCACGGGCAAGGGCCCGACCTCGGTGAAGGCGCTCAACGCGGTGCTCGCTCAGGAGCGACGGACCGGCACCGCGATCGAACACGGCGAAGTCACGCCCGGGATCTCGACGCTCGCGGCACCGGTGTTCGACGTGTTGGGTCGCCCGATCGCGGCCATCGGCCTCTCGTTCGTCACCGAGACCCTGCCCGAGGACACCGATCCGATCGTCGACCAGGTCAAGGCCGCCGCCGCCGAGGTGACCGCCAAGCTGCGGTGA
- a CDS encoding BCCT family transporter, translating to MGKVFVCSVAVVIAFMVWATIAPDALSDIMTRAMTTVSTGFGWIYLVVPFAAIAMLVSFAASRFGRLRLGSQDSRPEYRTITWLAMILAAVMGIGLVSYGVAEPMSHFMTPPHGLAEPETMDAAIRAMQFSYLDWGFQAWAIFGVFGLAIGYSTHRKGRPALVSTMLRPVLGRFVDGWVGNFIDILTIIATLFGTTTSLGLGASQIGEGLNTVLGVDSTIVMQIIVITVLTLLFTGSALTGVSRGIKYISQITLTMATLLGLFVFITGPSGFVSNLFVRSVGAFAGDFIELSFMTPTNAEDSEWMLGWTYFMMAWWLSWSAFVGIFLAKISKGRTIREFVAGVLLVPSAVFFIWFTVMGGSAIKFDMDGARIGDATQDNLDTAFFSLLDQLPLSMLASVFTIIMVILFFVSSADSNTFVLSSLSSRGSFAPRRPVIATWGFLTGGCAVVLLLVGGLQALQQAAMLSAVPFTVIVVVLGIALIKELRSDHQIVEEVARERRVLGL from the coding sequence GTGGGGAAAGTCTTTGTATGCTCGGTCGCCGTCGTCATCGCCTTCATGGTGTGGGCGACAATCGCACCCGATGCGCTCTCTGACATCATGACGCGAGCCATGACGACAGTGTCCACCGGATTCGGCTGGATCTACCTCGTCGTTCCGTTCGCCGCGATCGCGATGCTCGTGTCGTTCGCCGCCAGTCGATTCGGTCGCCTCCGCCTCGGCTCGCAGGACTCGCGTCCCGAATACCGCACGATCACCTGGCTCGCGATGATCCTCGCAGCTGTGATGGGAATCGGCCTGGTCAGCTACGGAGTGGCCGAACCGATGTCGCACTTCATGACCCCGCCCCACGGACTGGCCGAGCCGGAGACCATGGACGCGGCGATCCGCGCAATGCAGTTCTCCTACCTCGACTGGGGCTTCCAAGCCTGGGCGATCTTCGGCGTCTTCGGACTGGCGATCGGCTACTCCACCCACAGAAAGGGCCGACCGGCACTCGTATCCACGATGCTGCGCCCCGTCCTCGGCCGCTTCGTCGACGGCTGGGTCGGCAACTTCATCGACATCCTCACCATCATCGCCACACTCTTCGGGACGACGACGTCCCTGGGGCTCGGCGCCTCGCAGATCGGCGAGGGACTCAACACCGTCCTCGGCGTCGATTCCACCATCGTCATGCAGATCATCGTCATCACCGTGCTCACCCTCCTCTTCACCGGTTCGGCACTGACCGGAGTGAGCCGAGGCATCAAGTACATCTCGCAGATCACGCTGACCATGGCGACTCTGCTGGGGCTGTTCGTCTTCATCACCGGACCCAGCGGCTTCGTCTCCAACCTGTTCGTCCGGTCCGTCGGAGCCTTCGCCGGAGACTTCATCGAACTCAGCTTCATGACACCCACGAATGCCGAAGACAGCGAATGGATGCTCGGCTGGACCTACTTCATGATGGCGTGGTGGCTGTCCTGGAGCGCCTTCGTCGGCATCTTCCTGGCCAAGATCTCGAAGGGCCGGACCATCCGGGAATTCGTCGCCGGAGTCCTTCTCGTTCCCAGCGCCGTGTTCTTCATCTGGTTCACCGTCATGGGCGGTTCGGCGATCAAGTTCGACATGGACGGGGCCCGAATCGGTGACGCCACTCAGGACAACCTCGATACCGCGTTCTTCAGCCTCCTCGATCAGCTGCCGTTGTCCATGCTCGCCTCGGTCTTCACGATCATCATGGTCATCCTGTTCTTCGTCTCCTCCGCAGACTCGAACACCTTCGTGCTCAGCTCGCTGTCCTCACGCGGGTCCTTCGCTCCCCGACGTCCCGTGATCGCGACCTGGGGCTTCCTCACCGGAGGCTGCGCGGTCGTCCTACTCCTCGTCGGTGGACTGCAGGCCCTGCAGCAGGCGGCGATGCTCTCAGCGGTTCCGTTCACCGTCATCGTGGTCGTCCTCGGCATCGCGCTGATCAAGGAGCTGCGCAGCGATCACCAGATCGTCGAGGAGGTCGCGCGCGAGCGACGAGTCCTCGGGCTCTGA
- a CDS encoding VOC family protein translates to MSATFNHTIVAAADPAASAQFYVDILEAEHTQSWGPFANIMLSGGVMLQFASPPPGYDILPVHMAFLCPDDHFGRALDLLKQRELDYWADPQRTRPQETNTEHGGRGVYFLDPSGMYLELITRPYL, encoded by the coding sequence ATGTCAGCAACCTTCAACCACACCATCGTCGCCGCAGCCGATCCAGCCGCCTCGGCGCAGTTCTATGTCGATATTCTCGAAGCCGAGCACACCCAGTCCTGGGGACCGTTCGCCAACATCATGCTCTCCGGCGGGGTCATGCTCCAGTTCGCCTCTCCCCCGCCTGGGTACGACATCCTGCCCGTGCACATGGCCTTCCTCTGCCCGGACGACCACTTCGGTCGAGCCCTTGACCTGCTGAAACAGCGCGAGCTTGACTACTGGGCGGACCCACAGCGCACTCGCCCGCAGGAGACGAACACCGAGCACGGGGGTCGCGGTGTCTACTTCCTCGACCCGTCGGGAATGTATCTCGAGCTCATCACTCGTCCATACCTCTGA